The following are encoded in a window of Mustela nigripes isolate SB6536 chromosome 1, MUSNIG.SB6536, whole genome shotgun sequence genomic DNA:
- the LOC132023604 gene encoding hemoglobin subunit beta-like — translation MVHLSAEEKAAVSSLQGKVKVDVVGGEALGRLLVVYPWTQRFFDSFGDLSSPDAIMNNGKVKAHGKKVVNSLINGLKNLDNLKGAFAKLSELHCDKLHVDPENFKLLGNVMVCVLARHFGKEFTPQVQAVFQKVLAGVANALAHKYH, via the exons ATGGTGCATCTGAGTGCTGAGGAGAAGGCTGCTGTTTCCAGCCTTCAGGGCAAGGTGAAGGTGGATGTTGTTGGTGGTGAGGCCCTGGGCAG GCTGCTGGTCGTCTACCCCTGGACTCAGAGGTTCTTTGACTCCTTTGGGGACCTGTCCTCTCCTGATGCTATTATGAACAACGGCAAGGTGAAGGCCCATGGCAAGAAGGTAGTGAACTCCCTTATTAATGGCCTGAAGAATCTGGACAACCTCAAGGGTGCCTTTGCTAAGCTCAGTGAGCTGCACTGTGACAAGCTGCATGTGGATCCTGAGAACTTCAAG CTCCTGGGCAACGTAATGGTGTGTGTGCTGGCCCGCCACTTTGGCAAGGAATTCACCCCACAGGTGCAGGCTGTCTTTCAGAAGGTGCTGGCTGGTGTGGCCAATGCCCTGGCCCACAAATATCACTAA